One genomic window of Pseudomonas aeruginosa includes the following:
- the alc gene encoding allantoicase: MNAEHSPFRHYLDLADARLGSQVVAVSDEWFAPASRMLQAGEPVWKEGVFDDSGKWMDGWETRRKRFEGHDQAVIRLGVPGVLKGVDIDTRFFTGNHPPAASLDGCFCAEGDPDDSTSWSEVLPAVALQGDSHHYHPIDDERPWTHLRLNIYPDGGIARLRLYGVPYRDWSSQPPGTALDLAAAVNGGRALACSDQHFGRMGNLLNPGRAINMGDGWETGRRRTPGHDWVIVALGHPGSIEAAVVDTLHFKGNYPESCSIQAAFVEGGNEARIEAQSLFWRELLPAQKLEMHQEHRFERHLNALGPITHVRLNIFPDGGVSRLRLFGRPQLP, translated from the coding sequence ATGAACGCCGAACACTCGCCCTTCCGCCACTACCTCGACCTCGCCGACGCACGCCTGGGCAGCCAGGTGGTCGCCGTCAGCGACGAATGGTTCGCCCCGGCCAGCCGCATGCTGCAGGCCGGCGAACCGGTGTGGAAGGAAGGCGTGTTCGACGACAGCGGCAAGTGGATGGACGGCTGGGAAACCCGCCGCAAGCGCTTCGAGGGCCATGACCAGGCGGTGATCCGCCTGGGTGTGCCGGGCGTGCTGAAGGGCGTCGACATCGACACCCGCTTCTTCACCGGCAACCATCCGCCGGCGGCTTCCCTGGATGGCTGCTTCTGCGCCGAAGGCGACCCGGACGACAGCACGTCCTGGAGCGAAGTGCTGCCGGCGGTGGCGCTGCAGGGCGATAGCCATCACTACCACCCGATAGACGACGAACGTCCCTGGACCCACCTGCGCCTGAACATCTACCCGGACGGCGGTATCGCCCGCCTGCGCCTCTATGGCGTGCCCTACCGCGACTGGAGCAGCCAGCCGCCGGGAACGGCGCTCGACCTGGCCGCAGCGGTCAACGGCGGCCGGGCGCTGGCCTGTTCCGACCAGCATTTCGGACGCATGGGCAACCTGCTCAACCCCGGACGTGCCATCAACATGGGCGACGGCTGGGAAACCGGCCGCCGCCGCACGCCGGGCCACGACTGGGTGATCGTCGCCCTCGGCCATCCCGGCAGCATCGAGGCGGCGGTCGTCGATACCTTGCACTTCAAGGGCAACTATCCGGAAAGCTGCAGCATCCAGGCCGCCTTCGTGGAAGGCGGGAACGAGGCCCGGATCGAGGCGCAGAGCCTCTTCTGGCGCGAGCTGCTGCCAGCGCAGAAGCTGGAAATGCACCAGGAACATCGGTTCGAGCGGCACCTCAACGCCCTCGGCCCGATCACCCATGTACGCCTGAACATCTTTCCCGACGGCGGCGTCAGCCGCCTGCGCCTGTTCGGCAGGCCACAATTACCGTGA
- a CDS encoding ureidoglycolate lyase: protein MRTLKIEPLTKEAFAPFGDVIETAGSDYFMINNGSTRRYHKLATVETAQPEDNAIISIFSAEKLEMPLRIRMLERHPLGSQAFIPLLGNPFLVVVAPLGDVPVPGLVRAFLTNGRQGVNYHRGVWHHPVLTIEKRDDFLVVDRSGSGNNCDEHFFTEDEQLLLDPQSNQ, encoded by the coding sequence ATGCGCACTCTCAAGATCGAGCCGTTGACCAAGGAAGCCTTCGCCCCGTTCGGTGACGTGATCGAAACCGCCGGCAGCGACTATTTCATGATCAACAACGGCTCCACCCGCCGTTATCACAAGCTGGCCACGGTCGAGACCGCGCAGCCGGAAGATAACGCGATCATCAGCATCTTCAGCGCCGAGAAGCTGGAAATGCCGTTGCGCATCCGCATGCTGGAACGCCATCCGCTGGGCAGCCAGGCCTTCATCCCGCTGCTCGGCAACCCCTTTCTGGTCGTGGTCGCGCCACTTGGCGATGTACCTGTACCGGGCCTCGTCCGCGCCTTCCTGACCAACGGAAGGCAGGGCGTCAATTACCACCGCGGCGTCTGGCACCATCCGGTGCTGACGATCGAAAAGCGGGATGACTTCCTGGTGGTCGATCGCAGCGGTTCCGGGAACAACTGCGACGAGCATTTCTTCACCGAGGACGAACAGCTCCTCCTCGACCCCCAATCAAACCAATAA
- a CDS encoding urate hydroxylase PuuD: MEAHLIEWLNLLVRWIHMIVGIAWIGASFYFVWLENNLNRSNPREGLSGDLWAIHGGGIYHLEKYKLAPPKMPENLHWFKWEAYSTWMSGVVLLTIVFYLNPTLYLIAPGSDLAPAAAIAIGIGSLVCGWFVYTILCDSALGKTPALLGLVLFVLLVAAAYGLTQVFSGRGAYLHVGAIIGTIMVGNVFRVIMPAQRALVKAIEENREPDPVLPAKGLLRSRHNNYFTLPVLFIMISNHFPSTYGSQYNWLILAAIAVLAVLVRHYFNTRHESNRFAWALPAGALGMIALAFVTTPNYQQASAPLASAPAAAPAQPATGGDAPAAPAATLASNAGAASGADFDKVHHVIQERCTVCHSAKPTSQLFSTAPGGIMLDTPQQIQQLAPKIQAQAVASQIMPLGNITQMTQEERNLIGSWIAKGAQIN; the protein is encoded by the coding sequence GTGGAAGCACATCTCATCGAATGGCTGAACCTGCTGGTGCGCTGGATTCACATGATCGTCGGGATCGCGTGGATCGGCGCTTCGTTCTATTTCGTCTGGCTGGAGAACAACCTCAACCGCAGCAACCCGCGTGAAGGCCTGTCCGGAGACCTCTGGGCAATCCACGGTGGCGGCATCTACCACCTGGAGAAGTACAAGCTGGCTCCGCCGAAAATGCCGGAGAACCTGCACTGGTTCAAATGGGAGGCCTACTCCACCTGGATGTCCGGGGTGGTGTTGCTGACCATCGTGTTCTACCTGAACCCGACCCTCTACCTGATCGCCCCCGGCAGCGACCTGGCGCCGGCGGCGGCCATCGCCATCGGCATCGGCTCGCTGGTCTGCGGCTGGTTCGTCTACACCATCCTCTGCGATTCGGCGCTGGGCAAGACCCCTGCCCTGCTCGGCCTGGTCCTGTTCGTCCTGCTGGTCGCCGCCGCCTACGGCCTGACCCAGGTGTTCAGCGGCCGCGGCGCCTACCTGCACGTCGGCGCGATCATCGGCACCATCATGGTCGGCAACGTGTTCAGGGTGATCATGCCGGCCCAGCGCGCGCTGGTGAAAGCCATCGAAGAAAACCGCGAGCCCGATCCGGTGCTGCCGGCCAAGGGCCTGCTGCGCTCCCGGCACAACAACTACTTCACCCTGCCGGTGCTGTTCATCATGATCAGCAACCACTTCCCGAGCACCTACGGCAGCCAGTACAACTGGCTGATCCTGGCCGCCATCGCGGTGCTCGCGGTACTGGTACGCCACTACTTCAACACCCGCCACGAAAGCAACCGCTTCGCCTGGGCCCTGCCCGCCGGCGCGCTGGGCATGATCGCCCTGGCCTTCGTCACCACGCCGAACTACCAGCAGGCTTCCGCGCCGCTGGCCAGCGCCCCGGCGGCGGCACCGGCACAACCGGCGACCGGCGGCGACGCACCAGCCGCGCCCGCCGCGACCCTGGCCTCCAATGCCGGGGCCGCGAGCGGAGCCGACTTCGACAAGGTCCATCACGTGATCCAGGAGCGCTGCACCGTCTGCCACTCGGCGAAACCGACCAGCCAGCTGTTCAGCACCGCGCCAGGCGGGATCATGCTCGACACCCCGCAGCAGATCCAGCAACTGGCACCGAAGATCCAGGCCCAGGCCGTGGCCTCGCAGATCATGCCGCTGGGCAACATCACGCAGATGACCCAGGAAGAACGCAACCTGATCGGCAGCTGGATCGCCAAGGGCGCACAGATCAACTGA
- a CDS encoding Hcp family type VI secretion system effector, giving the protein MATPAYMSITGTKQGLITAGAFTEDSVGNTYQEGHEDQVMVQGFNHEVIIPRDPQSGQPTGQRVHKPVVITKVFDKASPLLLAALTSGERLTKVEIQWYRTSAAGTQEHYYTTVLEDAIIVDIKDYMHNCQDPGNAHFTHLEDVHFTYRKITWTHEVSGTSGSDDWRSPVAG; this is encoded by the coding sequence ATGGCAACCCCCGCCTATATGTCCATCACCGGCACCAAGCAGGGCCTGATCACCGCCGGCGCCTTCACCGAGGACTCGGTCGGCAACACCTATCAGGAAGGCCACGAGGACCAGGTGATGGTCCAGGGCTTCAACCACGAAGTGATCATCCCGCGCGACCCGCAGTCCGGCCAGCCGACCGGCCAGCGCGTGCACAAGCCGGTGGTCATCACCAAGGTCTTCGACAAGGCCTCGCCGCTGCTGCTGGCCGCCCTGACCTCCGGCGAGCGCCTGACCAAGGTCGAGATCCAGTGGTACCGCACCTCCGCCGCCGGCACCCAGGAGCACTACTACACCACCGTCCTGGAAGACGCGATCATCGTCGACATCAAGGACTACATGCACAACTGCCAGGACCCGGGCAACGCCCACTTCACCCACCTGGAAGACGTGCACTTCACCTACCGCAAGATCACCTGGACCCACGAAGTCTCCGGCACCTCCGGCTCCGACGACTGGCGCTCGCCGGTCGCAGGGTGA
- a CDS encoding type VI secretion system Vgr family protein — protein sequence MRQRDLKFTFVVGEGKLAFDVVEFELEEALCEPFRLSLKLASDKNAIDFKQVLDQPGTFTLWQDGRPARYVHGIVSHFTQGSSGFRRTRYELLLEPQLARLELCCNWRIFQEKSVPEILQALLKEHRVLDYEQRIYHEHLPREYCVQAGDSDHYLHDRLAFEEGLVYYFRFDEHRHTLVCSDRLYVQERIAGGPVLFSAQPEGDNPQPVLHSFRYSENVRTARQTQRDYSFKRPTYDQEHHLAGEALEHQDSSYERYDYPGRYKRSGAGRPFSESRLRGHRRDARVASVSGDDPRLIPGHAFALEGHPRADFNAWWRPVRVVHRGTQYAGQEEESADAPLGVSYDLRAELVPEDVEWRPAPLPRPRIDGPQIATVVGPAGEEIHCDEWGRVKVQFPWDREGRHDEFSTCWIRVAQNWAGADWGHMAIPRIGQEVIVDYLDGDCDQPIVTGRTYRATNRPPYALPDHKILSTIKSKEYKGSRANELRIDDTTAQISAALMSDHGASALHLGYLTHPRPEGGKPRGEGFELRTDEHGAVRAAKGLLLSTEEQLRAGAGHLDRGVVVQVLEAALELARELGDYAGEHQGVGHDAAPQQTLQEAVRDLGHGANDESGKSNGGKPAIALSGPAGIAAATPASLTLAAGEHVDSVARQNQQVTAGQKVVINAGSDIGLFAQGGELRQITHQGPMLLQAQKNDIRLEAEQSVEVSASQQHVLVTAKEHITLMCGGAYLTLKGGNIELGMPGNFVVKAAKHSHVGPAHASTSFNAWDSTPFDDRYVLRDEATLEPLPNIAVEVIRGDGGVVKLMTDSQGRLPKQQHLAMDPVQIRILGKGSHNSDTESNT from the coding sequence ATGCGTCAAAGGGACCTGAAATTCACCTTCGTCGTCGGCGAAGGGAAACTCGCGTTCGATGTCGTCGAGTTCGAACTGGAAGAAGCGCTCTGCGAGCCTTTCCGCCTGAGCCTGAAGCTGGCCAGCGACAAGAACGCCATCGATTTCAAGCAGGTACTCGACCAGCCGGGCACCTTCACCCTCTGGCAGGACGGCCGTCCGGCCCGCTACGTCCATGGCATCGTCAGCCACTTCACCCAAGGCAGCTCGGGTTTTCGCCGGACCCGCTACGAACTGCTGCTGGAACCACAGTTGGCGCGCCTGGAGCTGTGCTGCAACTGGCGGATCTTCCAGGAGAAGAGTGTTCCGGAGATTCTCCAGGCGCTGCTCAAGGAGCACCGGGTGCTCGACTACGAACAGCGTATCTACCACGAGCACCTGCCACGCGAATACTGCGTGCAGGCCGGCGACAGCGATCACTACCTGCACGACCGGCTGGCCTTCGAGGAAGGCCTGGTCTACTACTTCCGCTTCGACGAACACCGCCACACCCTGGTCTGCAGCGACCGGCTCTACGTCCAGGAGCGTATCGCCGGCGGCCCGGTGCTGTTCAGCGCCCAGCCGGAGGGCGACAACCCGCAGCCGGTGCTTCATTCTTTCCGCTACAGCGAAAATGTTCGTACGGCTCGACAGACCCAGCGGGACTACAGCTTCAAGCGCCCGACCTACGACCAGGAGCATCATCTCGCTGGCGAGGCGCTCGAGCATCAGGACTCGTCCTACGAGCGCTACGACTACCCCGGTCGCTACAAGCGGAGCGGCGCGGGCCGGCCTTTCAGCGAAAGCCGCCTCAGAGGACATCGGCGCGATGCACGGGTGGCATCGGTCAGCGGCGACGACCCACGGCTGATCCCGGGCCACGCCTTTGCCCTGGAAGGTCATCCGCGTGCCGACTTCAACGCCTGGTGGCGGCCGGTGCGGGTGGTCCATCGCGGCACCCAGTATGCCGGCCAGGAGGAAGAGTCCGCCGACGCCCCTCTGGGGGTGAGCTACGACCTGCGCGCCGAACTGGTACCCGAGGACGTCGAATGGCGTCCCGCACCGCTGCCTCGGCCGCGTATCGATGGTCCGCAGATCGCGACGGTAGTCGGCCCGGCAGGGGAAGAGATCCATTGCGACGAGTGGGGACGGGTGAAGGTCCAGTTCCCCTGGGATCGCGAGGGACGTCACGATGAATTCAGTACCTGCTGGATACGGGTCGCGCAGAACTGGGCAGGTGCCGACTGGGGGCACATGGCGATCCCGCGGATTGGCCAGGAGGTGATCGTCGATTACCTGGACGGCGACTGCGACCAGCCGATCGTCACCGGGCGCACCTACCGGGCGACCAACCGACCGCCCTACGCGCTGCCCGACCACAAGATCCTCAGCACCATCAAGAGCAAGGAGTACAAGGGCAGTCGGGCCAACGAGCTGCGCATCGACGACACCACGGCGCAGATCAGTGCGGCGCTGATGAGCGACCACGGTGCCAGCGCGCTGCACCTGGGCTACCTGACCCATCCCCGGCCCGAAGGCGGCAAGCCGCGCGGCGAGGGCTTCGAACTGCGCACCGACGAACATGGCGCGGTGCGTGCGGCCAAGGGGCTGCTGCTGAGCACCGAGGAGCAGCTCAGGGCCGGCGCCGGCCATCTCGACCGAGGCGTCGTGGTGCAGGTGCTGGAGGCCGCGCTGGAGCTGGCCCGCGAGCTGGGCGACTACGCCGGGGAGCACCAGGGCGTGGGGCACGACGCGGCGCCGCAGCAAACCCTCCAGGAAGCCGTGCGCGACCTCGGCCACGGTGCCAACGACGAGTCCGGCAAGAGCAACGGAGGCAAGCCGGCGATCGCCTTGAGCGGTCCGGCAGGGATCGCCGCGGCGACGCCGGCGAGCCTGACCCTGGCCGCCGGCGAGCACGTCGACAGCGTGGCCCGGCAGAACCAGCAGGTGACCGCCGGGCAGAAGGTGGTGATCAACGCCGGCAGCGACATCGGCCTGTTCGCCCAGGGCGGCGAGCTGCGCCAGATCACCCACCAGGGCCCGATGCTGCTGCAGGCGCAGAAGAACGACATCCGCCTGGAAGCCGAGCAGAGCGTGGAGGTCAGCGCCAGCCAGCAGCACGTGCTGGTCACCGCGAAGGAGCACATCACCCTGATGTGCGGCGGCGCCTACCTGACCCTCAAGGGCGGCAACATCGAGCTGGGCATGCCCGGCAACTTCGTGGTCAAGGCGGCGAAGCACAGTCATGTCGGTCCCGCTCATGCATCGACCAGCTTCAACGCCTGGGATTCGACACCGTTCGATGACCGGTATGTCCTGCGCGACGAAGCCACGCTGGAGCCGTTACCCAATATCGCCGTTGAAGTGATACGAGGCGATGGTGGTGTGGTGAAACTGATGACCGACAGCCAGGGCCGTTTACCCAAGCAACAACACCTGGCCATGGACCCGGTGCAGATACGCATCCTGGGCAAGGGCAGTCACAACAGCGACACGGAGTCCAACACATGA